A region of Chitinophaga horti DNA encodes the following proteins:
- a CDS encoding Crp/Fnr family transcriptional regulator produces MILDAILNNVYRLPAPALQALKGIIRETEYPKCTLLIRANKVEDRIYFIKKGIARAFATRQERDVTFWFGKEGDVLLSMRSYVDQQPGYENITLIEDCFLFELHTPDLMQLYKTDIDIANWGRKFAERELIKTERRLINLQIGTAKQRYEELLAENPTLVQRVPVGYIASYLGISAVSLSRIRAELR; encoded by the coding sequence ATGATACTCGATGCGATCCTCAACAACGTTTACCGGTTGCCAGCGCCCGCCCTGCAGGCGCTCAAAGGCATCATCCGCGAAACGGAATATCCTAAATGCACCCTGCTGATAAGGGCCAACAAGGTGGAAGATCGCATCTATTTCATCAAGAAAGGTATTGCCAGGGCCTTTGCCACCCGGCAGGAGCGCGATGTTACCTTCTGGTTTGGTAAGGAAGGAGATGTGTTGCTGAGCATGCGTAGTTATGTGGACCAGCAACCGGGCTATGAAAATATCACCCTGATAGAAGACTGTTTTCTCTTCGAGTTGCATACGCCCGACCTGATGCAGTTGTACAAGACGGACATCGACATTGCCAACTGGGGGCGTAAATTCGCCGAGCGGGAACTCATAAAAACCGAGCGACGGCTGATCAACTTACAGATCGGAACGGCCAAACAACGTTACGAGGAGCTGCTCGCAGAAAATCCGACACTGGTGCAGCGTGTACCCGTTGGGTATATCGCCTCTTACCTGGGCATTTCGGCGGTTAGTCTCAGCCGTATCCGCGCGGAACTGCGGTAA
- a CDS encoding DMT family transporter, whose amino-acid sequence MNWIILILGGLFEVGFTFCLGKGRDTVGPQSYGWYAGFVFCLVASMYLLMKATQTLPLGTAYAVWTGIGAAGTALLGILVFKEPATVLRLVFIATLIGSIIGLKAVSPH is encoded by the coding sequence ATGAACTGGATCATTCTTATCCTGGGGGGATTATTTGAGGTAGGCTTTACCTTTTGTTTAGGCAAAGGTCGGGATACCGTTGGGCCGCAAAGCTACGGCTGGTACGCCGGTTTCGTATTTTGCCTGGTCGCCAGCATGTACCTGCTGATGAAGGCCACGCAAACATTGCCTTTGGGTACGGCGTATGCGGTGTGGACAGGCATCGGTGCCGCTGGCACAGCGCTGCTCGGCATCCTGGTGTTTAAAGAACCAGCGACCGTACTGAGACTGGTATTTATCGCCACGCTCATCGGCTCTATTATAGGACTTAAAGCGGTTTCGCCGCATTGA
- a CDS encoding DUF6348 family protein, which yields MLPDKYLLQSLAKRLMAQGYMIDISETANELTVSGALTIATSIIESADYHPNLIHLLIITKNKDYFPEGITENIVGVGTTIEAKVETVLDNYLATTFPAIADSFLDGHDPEIDFNDGRGILWHPRLGALSLQGQWAAEPEGEPIFDLLKNKLAETIPNRKINWLKVYVARYQDDEVIAECLLNNKVWEEGTVAVRKYAANFPQQGTFLGQKQFMAFRRCDVFDNKEN from the coding sequence ATGCTGCCAGATAAATACCTCCTGCAAAGCCTCGCTAAACGCCTGATGGCGCAGGGATACATGATCGATATTTCAGAGACGGCGAATGAGCTGACCGTATCCGGTGCGCTTACGATTGCCACGTCCATTATAGAATCGGCGGACTATCATCCCAACCTGATCCATTTGCTGATTATCACCAAAAACAAGGATTATTTTCCGGAAGGTATCACGGAGAACATCGTAGGTGTGGGTACGACCATCGAAGCGAAGGTGGAAACGGTGCTGGACAATTACCTGGCCACCACCTTCCCGGCTATTGCCGATAGCTTCCTGGATGGTCATGACCCCGAGATCGACTTCAACGACGGTCGCGGTATACTCTGGCACCCGAGGCTAGGTGCCTTATCGTTACAAGGCCAATGGGCCGCAGAACCAGAGGGAGAACCTATCTTCGACCTGCTGAAAAATAAACTGGCGGAAACGATCCCTAACCGGAAGATCAACTGGTTAAAGGTTTACGTGGCGCGGTACCAGGATGATGAGGTGATTGCGGAATGCCTGTTAAACAACAAGGTGTGGGAGGAAGGAACGGTCGCAGTGCGGAAATATGCGGCTAACTTTCCGCAACAGGGCACATTCCTGGGGCAGAAACAGTTCATGGCGTTCCGCCGTTGCGATGTGTTCGATAATAAAGAAAACTAA
- a CDS encoding GH39 family glycosyl hydrolase, with translation MNQMNTLRLGALLLLGATTQSNNALAQQDTVAIQVDLSTTKGPMRPIWAMFGYDEPNYTYMKDGKKLLTEISKLSKVPVYVRAHSLLVTGDGKAALKWGSTNAYTEDAKGNPVYDWTIIDKIFDTYIERGMKPIAQIGFMPKALSTKPEPYQHNWKPGDKYFSIEGGWAYPPNDYKKFAALVYEWVKHSVARYGKKEVESWYWELWNEPDIDYWKGTVEEYIKMYDYAADAVKRALPTAKIGGPEVTGPQSPRAAKFLRKFLDHIVNGTNAVTGKKGAPLDLITFHAKGYPRLVDSVIRMNMGTQLRDIDSGFAIVASYPTLKHLPIIIGESDPEGCAACSEDVYPSNAYRNGTMYSSYTAASFARKYDLVAAHGVNLAGAVTWAFEFEDQPWFRGFRDLASNGVDKPVLNVFRMFGLMEGDLAKVSGQLEYDYRRVRDSSVRRKADINALAAIAKNSATVMVWNYHDDNKMVPASPVNVAIRGLPAGAVLLHHYRVDADHSNAYEAWKKIGSPQQPTPEQVTMLERAGQLQMLGSPEWVHVAKGTTTVRMMLPRQGVSLLQFTW, from the coding sequence ATGAATCAGATGAACACCTTAAGACTGGGCGCGCTGCTGTTACTGGGTGCAACCACGCAGAGCAACAACGCCCTCGCCCAGCAGGACACTGTCGCCATACAGGTAGACCTATCCACCACCAAAGGCCCTATGCGTCCTATATGGGCGATGTTCGGGTACGATGAGCCGAATTATACGTACATGAAAGACGGTAAAAAACTGCTCACCGAAATTTCGAAACTGAGCAAGGTGCCGGTATACGTACGCGCCCACAGTTTACTGGTGACCGGCGACGGCAAAGCGGCCCTAAAATGGGGTTCCACCAACGCCTATACGGAAGATGCAAAGGGCAACCCGGTATACGACTGGACGATCATCGACAAGATATTCGATACTTACATAGAACGGGGTATGAAACCCATCGCGCAGATCGGGTTTATGCCAAAGGCATTGTCTACCAAACCGGAGCCTTACCAACATAACTGGAAGCCCGGCGATAAATATTTTTCCATTGAAGGTGGATGGGCTTATCCGCCGAATGATTACAAAAAATTCGCCGCGCTTGTATACGAATGGGTAAAACATTCCGTGGCGCGTTACGGCAAAAAGGAAGTGGAAAGCTGGTATTGGGAACTGTGGAACGAGCCGGATATCGATTACTGGAAAGGTACGGTGGAAGAGTATATCAAGATGTATGACTATGCGGCCGATGCGGTTAAACGGGCATTACCCACCGCAAAGATCGGCGGACCGGAAGTAACCGGACCACAATCGCCCCGGGCGGCCAAATTCCTGCGGAAATTCCTGGACCATATCGTGAACGGCACCAACGCCGTTACCGGCAAGAAGGGCGCACCGCTCGACCTGATCACGTTTCATGCGAAAGGTTACCCCAGGTTAGTTGATAGTGTGATCCGTATGAACATGGGCACACAGCTGCGCGACATCGACAGTGGATTTGCCATCGTAGCCTCCTATCCCACCCTGAAACACCTGCCTATTATCATTGGCGAATCAGATCCGGAGGGATGCGCCGCCTGTTCCGAAGATGTTTACCCGAGCAATGCATACCGCAATGGCACCATGTACTCCAGCTACACGGCGGCCTCTTTCGCCCGCAAGTACGACCTGGTGGCGGCGCATGGCGTAAACCTGGCCGGCGCGGTTACCTGGGCGTTTGAGTTCGAAGATCAACCCTGGTTCCGCGGCTTCCGCGACCTGGCCAGCAATGGGGTGGATAAACCCGTGCTGAATGTATTCCGCATGTTCGGGCTAATGGAGGGCGACCTGGCCAAAGTAAGCGGTCAACTGGAATATGATTATCGCCGCGTACGCGACAGCAGCGTGCGGCGCAAGGCGGACATCAACGCCCTGGCAGCCATCGCGAAGAACAGCGCTACGGTAATGGTATGGAACTACCACGATGATAATAAAATGGTGCCTGCATCACCGGTAAACGTGGCTATCAGAGGCCTGCCTGCAGGCGCAGTGCTGTTGCACCACTATCGGGTGGATGCAGATCACAGTAACGCCTATGAAGCCTGGAAGAAAATAGGATCACCACAACAACCAACGCCAGAACAGGTAACGATGCTGGAAAGAGCCGGTCAGCTGCAAATGCTGGGCTCACCGGAATGGGTACACGTGGCGAAGGGAACCACCACCGTGCGGATGATGTTACCGCGACAGGGGGTATCGCTTTTACAATTCACCTGGTAA
- a CDS encoding tetratricopeptide repeat-containing sensor histidine kinase has translation MNPIRYSFFGTALTCLLLLLCIHTSMGQTKLLDSLQAAIDRYPQKDTVKVGLILKYVKAAVNENTTRLEPYLLEMIAISKAKNYRKGVRAGYGTAHLFYTDRGDLAKGMAYADSSFLLMEGDTSKENMIQKAYLHHNVASDYNKMRDYEMALYHYSEAAELLGKYQPQYIYRPYSGITEVYDHMNMREKVQEYEQKTIEAAERTGDSSAIAQRYLNRISRLINAKKLDKAEQYLKEVEPTVLKLDESLLLYQYYQNMGSVLYERKNFSKAYQYFQAAYEKALANDDMYLQVMVLYQLAESAIAGGKMPEAKQYLDTLLKKSVASDMKFGEQSAYKGLAAWHEKNGDHQTANEWLHKQLVLNDSIASQDVRDKLAMTEVRFKVRGKDNEIKMLQDEREIQRLSIRQKNTLNYILIGGAAALLIILLLGYRVYRNRQKLQQQRISELETEKQLTATEAVLKGEEQERTRLAKDLHDGLGGMLSGIKYSFQHMKGNLVMTPENLQAFERSMDMLDSSIKEMRRVAHNMMPEALVNYGLGAALNDFCNDISQSGAIQVSHQFIGLDKEKISDTTAITVFRIVQELLNNVLKHASAKTVMLQVAKNDNTLSVTVEDDGKGFDTATLDRSGGIGWSNIRNRVEFLRGTVDIQSVPNSGTSVLIEIPL, from the coding sequence ATGAATCCTATACGTTATTCTTTCTTCGGCACGGCCCTTACTTGCCTGTTGCTGCTGCTTTGCATTCACACGTCCATGGGGCAAACGAAATTGCTGGATAGTTTGCAGGCGGCCATCGATCGCTATCCGCAAAAGGATACGGTGAAAGTAGGACTCATCCTCAAATATGTAAAAGCAGCTGTAAACGAGAACACAACACGCCTGGAACCCTATCTGCTCGAAATGATCGCCATCAGCAAAGCTAAAAACTATCGGAAAGGCGTGCGGGCTGGTTACGGCACCGCACATCTTTTTTATACGGATCGCGGCGACCTGGCGAAGGGAATGGCTTATGCCGATTCCTCTTTCCTGTTGATGGAAGGCGATACGAGCAAGGAAAACATGATACAAAAGGCCTACCTGCACCACAATGTAGCCAGCGATTATAACAAGATGCGCGATTACGAAATGGCGCTTTACCACTACAGCGAGGCTGCGGAGCTGCTCGGCAAATACCAGCCCCAGTATATATACCGGCCCTACTCCGGGATAACAGAAGTGTACGACCATATGAATATGCGTGAAAAGGTGCAGGAATACGAACAAAAAACGATCGAGGCAGCAGAACGGACCGGTGACTCGTCGGCCATTGCGCAACGTTACCTGAATCGTATTTCCAGGCTGATCAACGCGAAAAAACTTGACAAAGCGGAACAATACCTGAAAGAAGTGGAACCCACGGTGTTGAAGCTGGACGAGAGCCTGTTGCTGTACCAGTACTACCAGAACATGGGATCTGTTTTATACGAGCGAAAAAACTTCAGCAAAGCATACCAATATTTTCAGGCGGCGTATGAAAAAGCCCTGGCCAATGACGATATGTATTTACAGGTGATGGTACTATACCAATTGGCAGAAAGTGCTATCGCCGGCGGCAAAATGCCCGAAGCGAAACAATACCTGGACACCCTGCTGAAAAAGTCAGTAGCATCCGACATGAAGTTTGGGGAACAGAGCGCCTATAAAGGACTGGCAGCCTGGCACGAAAAAAATGGCGATCACCAAACGGCGAATGAATGGCTGCATAAACAACTCGTACTCAACGACAGCATTGCCTCGCAGGATGTACGCGACAAACTGGCGATGACGGAAGTACGGTTTAAAGTGCGCGGTAAAGACAATGAGATCAAAATGCTGCAGGACGAGCGTGAGATACAACGCCTTTCGATCCGCCAGAAAAACACGTTAAATTATATCCTGATCGGCGGCGCAGCGGCTTTGCTCATCATTCTCCTGCTCGGCTACCGGGTATACAGGAACCGCCAGAAGTTGCAGCAGCAACGCATTTCAGAGCTGGAAACCGAGAAACAACTCACCGCCACGGAAGCCGTATTAAAAGGCGAGGAACAGGAACGTACGCGCCTGGCCAAAGACCTGCACGACGGCCTGGGCGGCATGCTTAGTGGTATCAAATACTCGTTTCAACATATGAAAGGTAACCTTGTGATGACGCCTGAAAATTTACAGGCCTTCGAGCGCAGTATGGATATGCTGGACAGCTCCATTAAAGAGATGCGCCGCGTGGCCCATAACATGATGCCGGAAGCACTCGTCAACTATGGTTTGGGAGCGGCATTGAATGACTTCTGCAACGATATCAGCCAGTCCGGCGCCATTCAGGTGAGCCACCAGTTTATTGGCCTGGATAAAGAAAAGATCAGCGACACTACCGCCATTACGGTCTTCCGCATCGTACAGGAACTGCTGAACAACGTCTTAAAACATGCTTCCGCCAAAACCGTAATGCTGCAGGTCGCCAAAAACGACAATACCTTATCCGTTACCGTAGAAGATGATGGGAAAGGCTTTGATACCGCTACCCTCGATCGCAGCGGCGGCATCGGGTGGAGCAACATCCGCAACCGCGTGGAGTTCCTGCGAGGCACGGTGGATATACAGTCTGTCCCCAACTCCGGTACATCCGTCTTAATTGAAATACCATTATGA
- a CDS encoding response regulator, translating to MSISVFIVDDHYMIIEGIRSLLQDEQEIEWAGHATNAASCLAFLKNRQPDVLLMDINLPDKSGIDLCKEVKTLYPSVFVIGLSTFSQQTYIEKMIDNGASGYVLKNATQPELMEAIKTVVSGKDYLSMEAAQALRKNDTNTVMLTRREKEVLELIADGLTNPEISQKLFVSLSTIETHRKNLLAKFGVSNTASLIKLAVKNGLI from the coding sequence ATGAGCATCAGCGTTTTTATCGTAGACGATCATTATATGATCATAGAAGGCATTCGTTCGCTGCTGCAGGACGAACAGGAAATCGAATGGGCGGGGCATGCGACGAACGCCGCTTCCTGCCTGGCGTTTCTGAAAAACAGGCAGCCGGATGTGTTGCTGATGGACATTAACCTGCCCGATAAAAGCGGCATCGATCTGTGTAAAGAAGTGAAAACGCTGTACCCTTCCGTATTTGTGATCGGGCTGAGCACCTTTAGTCAACAGACTTATATCGAAAAAATGATCGATAACGGCGCTTCGGGATATGTGCTGAAAAACGCCACCCAGCCCGAATTAATGGAGGCCATTAAGACTGTCGTAAGCGGCAAAGACTATCTGAGTATGGAAGCCGCGCAAGCGCTTCGTAAAAATGATACGAATACTGTGATGCTCACCCGCCGCGAGAAGGAAGTACTGGAACTGATCGCGGACGGGCTTACCAATCCTGAAATATCTCAAAAACTGTTTGTTAGCCTCAGCACCATTGAAACCCATCGCAAAAACCTGCTGGCCAAGTTTGGCGTCAGCAACACCGCGAGCCTTATTAAACTGGCCGTTAAAAACGGGTTGATATAA
- a CDS encoding c-type cytochrome, translating into MTKYLFLIAFLLSAKAQAYEGPAKVLYSKHCATCHGDAGDRGRFGARNLKASSLSDSSIIRQISKGKGIMPAFARRLKPEEMTQLADYIKTLRTR; encoded by the coding sequence ATGACAAAGTACCTGTTCCTCATCGCCTTTCTCCTCTCGGCCAAAGCGCAAGCCTACGAAGGCCCGGCGAAAGTCCTCTATAGCAAACATTGCGCAACCTGCCATGGCGATGCCGGCGATCGTGGCCGCTTCGGCGCACGCAACCTGAAAGCCAGTTCGCTGAGCGATTCCTCCATCATCCGGCAAATAAGTAAAGGGAAAGGTATTATGCCCGCTTTCGCACGCCGGTTAAAACCCGAAGAAATGACGCAATTGGCTGACTATATCAAAACATTACGCACCCGCTAA
- a CDS encoding DUF1772 domain-containing protein, with protein MTNFSQLVLVVATVLCGLVAGLFYAWSVSVMPGIGRLSDRGFMEAMQAMNRAILNPLFFISFMGCVLVLPASAFLVYERPLPLRFWLIAGAALLYIFGVFGITAGGNVPLNEALDRFTINGASEEAISNARRQFEARWLMLHQIRTVLSVVCFVLMVLACVVRSK; from the coding sequence ATGACTAACTTCTCTCAACTTGTACTGGTGGTTGCCACCGTTTTATGCGGCCTTGTCGCCGGACTTTTCTATGCCTGGTCCGTTTCCGTTATGCCAGGCATTGGCCGGCTCAGCGATCGTGGTTTTATGGAAGCCATGCAGGCCATGAACCGGGCCATCTTAAACCCGTTATTCTTTATTTCGTTTATGGGATGTGTGTTAGTGTTACCGGCATCGGCGTTCCTGGTATACGAGCGGCCCCTGCCCCTTCGTTTCTGGCTGATTGCAGGTGCCGCGCTGCTGTATATCTTCGGCGTTTTTGGAATTACCGCCGGCGGCAACGTTCCGCTGAACGAAGCGCTGGACAGGTTTACGATCAATGGCGCCAGCGAGGAAGCGATCAGCAACGCCCGCCGGCAATTTGAAGCGCGCTGGCTGATGCTGCACCAAATCAGAACGGTGCTATCGGTGGTGTGTTTTGTGTTGATGGTGTTGGCATGTGTGGTGCGTTCGAAGTAA
- a CDS encoding serine hydrolase domain-containing protein, producing MNRQLRFGLPFLLLTASLYTKAQTIRPQQIDSLLHTIVQPNEPGVSLAIWQKNKLVYARGYGLADLSARRKITPATPFNIASMSKQFTAASIYLLESRGKLSSSDKLSKFFPDFPAYADSITLAHLIHHQSGLRDHSALIWLRDMNENGNYNDSVVYNILSRQRSLNFTPGSRWSYSNSGYFLLGRIVQQVSGQDLDAFVAANIFKPLRMKHTQLSRTHKVPGKANGYIQTDKGFKENNPTTGVIGQGNGYSVVTDFGPWFKEMKEHRLLGDAAWKKMLTPSVTDSGEDTKYGGGLHIQQYKGQLLVSHGGDISGYHSRMYHFPASGLDILMFSNNDRITGSPEFRAIYSLLYPEPKAAATVNQASIAIDTASLTGIYVAAEDSALNISVNITEDKIMARQHWNDESYALVPENDSTLAVEGAPAVKLVFAHLAEGKAKEMYILQDGQRIAFKRTDRVAGLDAQAAIQYAGDYYNSEIDARYRVIFSNGQLVVHIGQASYNMTRVGLQQGVFGLDNGLVLEFHVDEAGKATGFTLVHARVSDLRFVRE from the coding sequence ATGAATCGACAGCTGAGATTTGGTCTCCCGTTCTTGTTACTCACTGCAAGCCTATACACGAAAGCGCAAACCATCCGCCCGCAACAGATCGATAGTTTGTTACATACGATCGTTCAACCGAACGAACCCGGTGTTTCGCTGGCCATCTGGCAAAAGAATAAGCTGGTGTACGCGCGCGGTTATGGGCTGGCAGACTTATCCGCCAGAAGAAAAATAACTCCCGCTACGCCGTTTAATATCGCCTCAATGAGCAAGCAGTTTACGGCTGCGAGCATTTATTTGCTCGAAAGCCGGGGTAAACTGAGTAGCAGCGATAAGTTGTCGAAGTTCTTCCCGGATTTCCCGGCTTATGCAGACAGCATTACACTGGCGCATCTTATTCATCACCAAAGCGGCCTGCGTGATCACTCCGCGCTGATATGGCTGCGGGATATGAATGAGAATGGCAATTACAATGACAGTGTCGTTTACAATATACTTTCCCGGCAACGGTCGCTGAACTTTACGCCGGGTAGCCGCTGGAGTTATTCCAATTCCGGCTATTTCCTGCTGGGGCGGATTGTGCAACAGGTGAGTGGTCAGGATCTGGATGCATTCGTAGCGGCCAACATCTTCAAGCCATTAAGAATGAAACATACGCAATTGTCGCGCACGCACAAGGTGCCCGGTAAAGCGAATGGGTATATCCAAACAGATAAAGGGTTTAAAGAGAATAATCCAACGACCGGCGTCATTGGTCAGGGTAACGGCTATAGCGTGGTGACCGACTTTGGGCCCTGGTTTAAAGAGATGAAGGAACACCGCCTGTTAGGCGACGCTGCCTGGAAGAAGATGCTGACGCCCTCCGTGACGGACAGTGGCGAGGATACGAAATATGGGGGCGGATTACATATTCAACAATACAAAGGGCAATTGCTGGTGAGCCATGGCGGCGATATTTCCGGTTATCACAGCAGGATGTATCATTTTCCCGCATCTGGGCTTGATATCCTGATGTTCAGTAATAACGATCGTATTACGGGATCGCCCGAATTCCGGGCGATTTATAGTTTGCTTTACCCGGAACCCAAGGCGGCGGCAACTGTAAACCAGGCGTCGATCGCGATCGATACGGCAAGTTTGACCGGCATTTACGTAGCTGCAGAAGATAGTGCGTTGAATATAAGCGTGAACATCACGGAAGATAAAATCATGGCACGGCAGCATTGGAATGATGAGTCGTATGCGTTGGTGCCGGAGAATGATTCGACATTGGCCGTGGAGGGCGCACCAGCCGTGAAGCTCGTGTTCGCCCATTTAGCGGAAGGTAAAGCAAAGGAAATGTACATTTTGCAGGACGGGCAGCGCATTGCTTTCAAACGTACCGATAGGGTAGCAGGGCTGGATGCTCAAGCGGCGATACAATATGCTGGCGATTACTACAACTCCGAAATAGATGCCCGTTACCGGGTGATTTTTAGTAACGGGCAGTTGGTCGTACACATCGGCCAGGCATCGTACAATATGACGCGCGTAGGACTGCAACAAGGTGTGTTCGGTCTGGATAACGGTCTGGTGCTGGAATTTCATGTCGATGAGGCCGGCAAAGCGACGGGCTTTACACTGGTGCACGCGCGCGTGAGTGATTTGAGGTTTGTGCGGGAATAG
- a CDS encoding helix-turn-helix domain-containing protein, translating to MTNPTEIIPGVLFYSYYSSSRKEKVAFMEHNTLVLQVSGKFSLVTAGQEWSMSGGQMMLVHKNQLAEITKTPADDGDYQTIVIILKEDLLRQIALDEHIDVTRKYNGPTNVLIPGNDFLQAFFQSLLPYVKHPDEQITHAVGMLKVKEAVYLLMNTKPELREFLFDFSEPHKIDLEKFMRANFHYNIPVEKFAQLTGRSLAGFKRDFQKIFDMAPRQWLLDRRLEEARHLITNKNRKPSAIYLDLGFESLSHFSHAYKKKYGVAPSDTLPVGEHL from the coding sequence ATGACGAATCCCACTGAAATTATTCCCGGCGTACTTTTTTACTCGTACTATTCCTCCTCGAGGAAAGAAAAAGTGGCGTTCATGGAGCATAATACACTGGTGTTGCAGGTTTCCGGCAAATTTTCGCTGGTAACTGCAGGGCAGGAGTGGTCTATGAGCGGTGGACAGATGATGCTCGTACACAAAAATCAACTGGCCGAAATCACGAAAACACCGGCGGACGATGGGGATTATCAAACGATCGTGATCATTCTGAAAGAAGACTTGTTAAGGCAGATTGCGCTGGATGAGCATATTGACGTTACCCGCAAGTATAACGGGCCAACAAACGTACTCATTCCCGGTAACGACTTCCTGCAGGCCTTCTTTCAGTCTTTGTTGCCGTATGTGAAGCATCCGGACGAGCAGATCACGCATGCAGTGGGCATGCTCAAGGTAAAGGAGGCCGTTTACCTGCTGATGAACACCAAACCTGAACTGCGCGAGTTCCTGTTCGACTTTTCAGAACCGCATAAAATAGACCTTGAGAAGTTTATGCGTGCCAACTTTCACTACAACATCCCGGTGGAAAAGTTTGCACAACTAACGGGTAGAAGCCTGGCTGGCTTTAAGCGTGATTTTCAGAAGATCTTCGACATGGCGCCCCGGCAGTGGTTGCTGGACAGGCGGCTGGAGGAGGCACGCCATCTCATCACCAACAAAAACAGGAAACCTTCGGCCATTTACCTGGACCTTGGATTCGAGAGTCTGAGCCACTTCTCGCATGCATACAAGAAGAAATATGGGGTAGCGCCCAGTGATACGCTGCCGGTCGGCGAGCATTTATAA
- a CDS encoding aldo/keto reductase, which yields MTTVKKISLGKKGPLVSKLGLGCMRMSPVWGGPSRDEAESIATIQQALDNGINFLNTGDFYGAGHNELLVGKAVKGRRDDAFISVKFGAIFYGSQMLGLDLRPIAIKNFVNYSLVRLGIDTIDLYQPCRLDNSVPMEDVIGTVADLIKEGKVRHLGVSEVTANQLRKAHSIHPVTALEIGYSLADRQIESDLLPTARELGIGVVAFANTAEGLLTGDLKAPLPANAYQLHFSRFQGDNLVKNLEKVEVLKKIAADKGCTPTQLAIAWVNTQDEHMMPLVSMSSRSRLPENMKAMELTFSQAELDTLNTNFAPGAILGGTYLHR from the coding sequence ATGACAACAGTAAAAAAGATAAGCCTTGGCAAAAAAGGACCACTGGTATCGAAACTCGGATTAGGTTGTATGCGTATGTCGCCCGTTTGGGGCGGTCCCTCCCGCGACGAAGCCGAAAGTATCGCCACGATTCAGCAGGCCTTAGATAATGGGATCAATTTCCTGAACACCGGTGATTTTTATGGCGCTGGTCATAACGAGTTGCTCGTAGGCAAAGCCGTCAAGGGCAGGAGAGACGACGCTTTCATCAGTGTAAAATTCGGTGCCATTTTTTATGGCAGCCAGATGCTCGGACTCGACCTGCGGCCGATCGCGATCAAAAACTTCGTTAATTATTCCCTGGTGCGTCTCGGCATCGATACGATCGATTTGTACCAGCCTTGCCGGCTGGATAACAGCGTGCCGATGGAAGATGTAATCGGTACAGTAGCAGATCTGATTAAAGAGGGAAAAGTGCGCCACCTGGGCGTTTCCGAAGTAACGGCCAACCAGTTGCGCAAAGCCCACAGCATTCACCCCGTAACAGCGCTCGAAATCGGGTATTCCCTGGCCGATCGCCAGATAGAAAGCGATCTGTTGCCGACGGCCAGGGAGCTGGGTATTGGCGTTGTGGCTTTTGCCAACACGGCGGAAGGACTGTTAACCGGCGATCTGAAAGCGCCATTACCTGCGAATGCTTACCAGTTACATTTCTCCCGTTTCCAGGGCGATAACCTGGTAAAGAACCTGGAGAAAGTAGAAGTGTTGAAAAAAATAGCGGCCGATAAGGGATGTACGCCGACACAACTGGCCATCGCCTGGGTAAATACACAGGACGAACACATGATGCCGCTGGTAAGTATGAGCAGCCGGTCGCGCCTGCCGGAAAACATGAAGGCGATGGAGCTTACTTTTTCTCAGGCGGAACTGGATACGCTGAATACGAATTTTGCACCGGGCGCTATCCTTGGCGGTACTTATCTTCACCGATAG
- a CDS encoding EamA family transporter: MRTIAFILTGTALAGGIFREQGLAFSVKGLILVLCSALTYATYIVANSRISSGVDWLPKSTMIMTGSAITIFMVNANTVVSTIHPDQQFMLAVLFMAVVGTTIPTALFAAGIPKVGAGVSAILMTIELPVAIVCAGLVLGESIDYLQLIGIVIMLAAIVAMNYYKIKARNH, translated from the coding sequence ATGAGAACCATCGCTTTTATCCTGACCGGCACAGCGCTGGCAGGCGGCATATTCCGCGAGCAGGGCTTGGCCTTTTCTGTAAAGGGCCTGATACTGGTGCTTTGTTCAGCGCTGACCTACGCCACTTACATAGTGGCCAACAGCAGGATAAGTTCCGGGGTAGACTGGCTGCCAAAAAGCACGATGATTATGACCGGATCAGCGATCACCATTTTTATGGTCAATGCAAACACCGTTGTATCTACCATTCACCCGGACCAGCAGTTTATGCTCGCCGTGTTATTTATGGCAGTAGTCGGCACTACGATTCCCACGGCGTTGTTTGCCGCGGGTATTCCGAAAGTGGGTGCGGGCGTAAGCGCCATCCTGATGACGATTGAACTACCGGTGGCCATTGTATGCGCGGGCCTCGTACTCGGGGAAAGTATCGACTATTTACAGCTGATAGGGATTGTGATAATGCTGGCTGCGATCGTAGCCATGAACTACTACAAAATAAAAGCCCGCAACCACTAA